In Paenibacillus kyungheensis, the following are encoded in one genomic region:
- a CDS encoding beta-mannanase encodes MLYTELKTNQGIHGLTGQAQDGLCTLRWLWPRDTEAVYIEKVTQMSAVGEEGSSSDQPDSSPASLRLYTKEEYKANNGYIERVDHFGRMTYTVYMTYEEQGETVLVRQPDGQNTIELSAGKAKIYYSIKQQGVWFGKRKTVRIEVHAEVPIPKEVLCYVKKEGGYAVNKDDGIVYPFAAPFQAGRNELPAIEVGKNEYVRLFFTDGRTYGQMYELILE; translated from the coding sequence ATGCTGTACACCGAACTGAAAACCAATCAAGGAATCCATGGTTTGACCGGACAAGCGCAAGATGGATTGTGTACATTGCGTTGGTTATGGCCACGCGATACAGAAGCGGTCTATATTGAAAAAGTAACGCAGATGTCCGCAGTTGGCGAAGAAGGTAGTTCATCAGATCAGCCAGATTCTTCTCCTGCGAGTCTGCGTCTATATACCAAAGAAGAATATAAAGCGAACAATGGATATATCGAAAGAGTCGATCATTTTGGGAGGATGACATATACCGTATATATGACGTATGAAGAACAAGGAGAAACTGTACTTGTGCGTCAACCGGATGGTCAAAATACGATTGAACTTAGTGCAGGCAAAGCCAAAATTTATTACTCGATTAAGCAACAAGGAGTATGGTTTGGCAAACGTAAAACGGTGCGAATCGAAGTTCATGCAGAAGTGCCTATTCCCAAAGAAGTATTATGTTATGTGAAAAAAGAAGGCGGGTATGCTGTCAATAAAGATGATGGGATTGTATATCCATTTGCAGCTCCTTTTCAAGCAGGACGTAATGAATTGCCCGCGATTGAAGTAGGCAAAAATGAATATGTAAGACTCTTTTTTACCGATGGACGTACATACGGACAGATGTACGAATTGATTTTGGAGTAG
- a CDS encoding TRAFAC clade GTPase domain-containing protein, protein MNIFDWFKKKPEAAPRPLFYDIVCPYCFNKFSPEEVEFRASHHREDDEDYGLGEDAKLNKYRSRFGLDTVHDMEAVLLPTDVPEEQRIYSDHVLVGLNDRYGEVTRRRLCPHCHNELPVTSGKVPSNIISIVGASQVGKSVYMTALIHTLQNTTAENFDAACMPLTTEISRKFRINYEEPLFERGDLLGSTQKERMQEPFIFQFVFKDEEKPPLTLVFFDVAGEGMVDQDYLGLHGQHIKNSAGILFMVDPLQIRSIRDRIRIKLGDDKGEWVSRYDEPRDVVLTLFSDFIAHQEDSKTNIPTAVVLTKSDMLESLRGDEGEYIKSNSNVFHNVIHRDYFDLNEFENIDGEIRRFIERVDRPFKGTMDVYFKDTAYFAVSALGSNPIDQKLQSVVSPIRVDEPFIWLLYKLNYIEGRGNA, encoded by the coding sequence ATGAATATCTTCGATTGGTTTAAAAAGAAACCGGAAGCCGCGCCTAGACCGTTATTTTACGATATCGTTTGCCCGTATTGTTTTAATAAATTTTCACCGGAAGAAGTAGAATTTCGTGCTTCACATCACCGTGAAGATGATGAAGATTACGGACTCGGTGAAGATGCAAAGTTAAATAAATATCGTTCTCGCTTTGGACTGGATACGGTTCATGATATGGAAGCGGTATTGCTACCAACAGATGTTCCTGAAGAACAGCGTATTTATTCGGATCATGTACTGGTGGGACTCAATGACCGCTATGGCGAAGTCACACGTCGTCGTCTGTGTCCGCATTGTCATAATGAATTACCGGTCACTTCAGGCAAAGTACCTAGCAATATTATTTCGATTGTGGGTGCTTCGCAGGTAGGTAAGTCTGTCTATATGACAGCACTAATCCATACGTTGCAAAATACTACAGCAGAAAATTTTGATGCCGCCTGTATGCCACTAACCACAGAGATTAGTCGCAAATTCCGTATCAATTACGAAGAACCTTTATTTGAACGTGGCGATCTACTGGGTTCTACGCAAAAAGAACGGATGCAAGAACCGTTTATTTTCCAATTTGTTTTCAAAGATGAAGAGAAGCCACCGTTAACACTGGTGTTTTTTGATGTAGCTGGTGAAGGTATGGTTGATCAGGATTATTTGGGACTGCATGGTCAGCATATTAAAAACTCTGCCGGGATTTTGTTTATGGTCGATCCGCTTCAGATTCGCTCGATCCGAGATCGTATTCGGATTAAGCTTGGTGACGATAAAGGAGAATGGGTGTCTCGCTATGATGAGCCACGTGATGTGGTATTAACTTTATTTAGCGATTTTATAGCTCATCAAGAAGATAGCAAAACCAATATTCCAACAGCTGTTGTGCTGACTAAAAGCGATATGCTGGAATCATTGCGTGGAGATGAAGGCGAATATATCAAATCCAACAGTAATGTGTTCCATAATGTAATCCATCGTGATTATTTTGATTTGAATGAATTTGAAAATATAGATGGTGAAATTCGCCGTTTTATTGAGCGTGTCGATCGTCCATTTAAAGGAACGATGGATGTATATTTCAAAGACACTGCTTATTTTGCTGTCTCGGCATTAGGAAGTAATCCTATCGACCAGAAGCTACAAAGTGTCGTTAGTCCGATTCGTGTCGATGAGCCATTTATCTGGTTATTGTACAAACTGAATTACATCGAGGGGAGAGGAAACGCTTGA